A segment of the Sulfoacidibacillus ferrooxidans genome:
GGGACACTTACCTAACCACTTTGGGCTCTCCGTCCCACAATCTGCGCACACAAACTTGCTTTTTGGCTTTTTCATAACGCCTTCACTATACATGAGGACACAAAAATTGGCTAGTCAATTAAAGAAGCAAAACGGTCGCAAGAGGAGCAAATAGCACCCTTGCGACCGTTTTATAGAAAATTTATGAACACAATTGATTTGTCTACTTAAGACTGCACTGCAGGTTGCGATAACCGTTCCACTTGTAAACCGCCTGCTGGATCGACGTCAATTCTGACTTCATCGCCGCGCGCAATGGTTCCTGCGAGCAGTGCTTCTGACAATTTATCTTCAATATGCCGCTGCATCGCACGTTTTAGCGGACGCGCACCATATTGGGGATCAAATCCCTCTTTAGCAAGGAAGTCTTTTGCCTCCTGTGTCAAAGTAAGGACCAACCCAGAATCTTCAAGTCGTTTCCCTAATTCATCTGCAAGAAGTGTGACAATCTGCGCAATATCCGCTTGCTCCAACGGATGAAACACGATCAAATCGTCAATTCGATTGAGAAACTCCGGCCGGAACGTCTTCTTCAATTCCTCCAGTACGCGATCTTTCATATCGTGATATGCACTGTCCTGGCTATTCGTAAAGCCAAGTGGGCCACCTTTACGAATCATCTGAGCCCCAACATTGGACGTCATAATAATCACCGTGTTGCGAAAATCTACTGTCCGCCCTTTGCCATCCGTCAAACGCCCATCATCGAGCGCTTGTAACAATATATTAAATACTTCAGGGTGCGCCTTTTCAATCTCGTCTAACAGCACCACCGAGTAGGGTTTGCGCCGCACCTTCTCCGTCAACTGTCCGCCCTCATCATATCCTACATACCCAGGAGGCGCTCCGACTAACCTGGCCGTCGTATGCCGCTCCATAAATTCCGACATATCCACGCGAATCATTGCGTCCTCATCGCCAAACATCGCTTCTGCAAGCGCTCGCGCCAACTCCGTTTTCCCAACCCCTGTCGGCCCAAGGAAGATAAACGATCCAATCGGCCGCTTCGGATCCTTTAGCCCTGCGCGTGCGCGTCTGATCGCACGACTGACCGCTTCAACTGCCTCATTTTGACCGATCACACGCTCGTGCAATAATTCTTCCATATTGAGCAAACGCGTCGACTCAGCCATAGCTAGTTTCTTCACAGGTATTCCCGTCCACGTTGATACAATTTCTGCAATGTCATCCTCTGTTACAGCCACATCGTGTGAATCTTGCCGCTGCTGCCACTCCAGGCGCCGGCGCTCAAGATCATCGCGCAACTTTTGTTCCTTGTCGCGTAAAGAAGCAGCCAATTCAAACTCCTGACCTTGAATCGCAGAATCTTTCTCCGAACGAATCTCCTCTAACCGCACCTCGAGATCTTTCAAATTCGGCGGAGCCGTATATGTCCGCAACCGTACACGCGACGCCGCTTCATCAATCAAATCAATCGCCTTATCTGGCAAAAACCGATCAGCGATATAGCGATCAGACAGCCGCACAGCTGCTTCTACCGCTTCATTGGTAATATGCACCCGATGATGCGCCTCATACCGATCTCGCAGGCCATAGAGAATCTGCACAGCCTCATCAGCTGTCGGTTGCTCTACCTTGATCGGTTGGAAACGCCTTTCTAGTGCAGCATCCTTCTCGATATGCTTGCGATATTCATCTAAAGTCGTGGCTCCGATACACTGCAATTCGCCACGCGCTAGTGCTGGTTTTAAAATATTGGATGCATCAATCGCGCCTTCCGCTCCACCTGCTCCGATCAATGTGTGCAACTCATCAATAAAGAGAATAACATTGCCTGCATTGCGAATCTCATCCATGATCTTCTTTAGACGATCTTCAAATTCCCCCCGATACTTCGTGCCAGCGACTACCGTCCCCATATCGAGCACCATGACACGCTTATTGCGAAGCGTCTCCGGAATCTCATTAGATACAATGCGCTGTGCAAGCCCTTCTGCAATAGCTGTCTTACCAACCCCAGGTTCACCAATCAACACAGGATTATTTTTCGTGCGGCGCGACAGCACTTGGATCACCCGTTCAATTTCTGTAGCGCGACCAATCACAGGATCGAGCTTCGAATCCCTTGCTAACACTGTCAAATCTCGAGCCAATCCATCGAGCGTCGGTGTGCTTGCAGCAGGCGTCCCTGCTTCTGAGTTCGCCTCAGGAGTATCTGCTCCGAGCAACTGCAACACCGTTTGTCGCGCCTTAGACAAATTGACCCCAAGATTTCCGAGAACGCGAGCCGCAATGCCCTCCCCTTCGCGAATAAGGCCAAGCAAAATATGCTCCGTTCCAATATAATTGTGACCTAATTTGCGCGCTTCATCCATCGATAATTCGATCACCTTTTTGGCGCGTGGCGTGTACGTCGTCCCCGTCGTATTGCCTGGTCCACGCCCGATAATCTTCTCAACTTCACGTTGAATTTTATCGCCTGTGATACCAAGACTTAGTAACGCTTTCGCCGCAATGCCTTCTCCCTCTTTTACGAGACCAAGCAAAATATGCTCCGTACCTACGCCCGGATGGCCAAGGCGCACCGCTTCTTCATGCGCTAACGTCAACACTTTTTGTGCGCGTTCTGTAAATCGATTAAATAACATCGTGTAAGACCCCTTTCCAACTCCCAAATTAGACTTGATCCATGCGTAGGCGCTCTCGAATCATTGACGCGCGCTTCACATCGCGTTCACCTGGCGTCATTTCATGTTCATAGTATGTTTGTAAAAATCCTGGCTGCGTCGCCACCATCAGTTCCTTCAAAATATTCGCGGACACACCTTTGATAATCCCTAGATCGATGCCAAGACGCACATCAGAGATTCGCTGCATCGCTTCTTTAGAGTCTATTTGTCGCGCATACGCTAAGATGCCAAATGATCGGCATACGCGATCTTCGATTGGATCTTTATTTTGCAAAAGTAAGTGCTGGCGCGCCACTCGCTCATGATCGATAATTTGCTTTGCCACACCGTGCAAATTGCTCAAAATTTCTTGTTCACTCTGCCCAAGCGTTATCTGATTAGATATTTGAAATAAATTTCCAAGCGCATCCGTTCCTTCACCATAAATCCCACGCACCACAAGACCTACATGTGTCACTGCTGACAAGATGCGCTGGATGCTCCCTGTCAGGACAAGCGCTGGTAAATGAACCATAACGGATGCCCGCATCCCCGTGCCTACATTGGTCGGGCAAGCCGTAAGATATCCTCTCGTCTCATCAAATGAATAATTTAACGTTTCTTCAAGCGCATCATCTAACCGCTCTGCAAGACCATACGCTGCATCAAGCTGATAGCCTGGAAGCAGGCACTGCAAACGCAGGTGATCCTCTTCATTAACCATCACGCCCATCTCTTCATCATCCCGCAAAATGACGGCTGATCCAGAAGACTCCAAAAGCGTCGGACTCACAAGATGCTTCTCGACAAGCACTGCTTGCTCTACAGGACTTAAACTCCCCATCTTTAACAACTCAAACCGTCCTAATTGCTCCACCTGAGGCTGCTTCACAGCACGTTCAACCTCATCTAACACCGCCTGCTTATCACTCTCAGTCGCAATCATCGGAAACACATGCCCCACTAAGTTTCGCGCAATGCGCACGCGGCTACTAATCACAATATCTGACTCAGGCCCCTCATCGCGCAACCACTTACTAGAGGCCTGCGACAAAAAATCGCTCAACGACATACCGCCTCACCTGCCTATCATTCTCACTCAAAAGTAGCCACTTGATGAATCGTCCACCCTGCAAGTCTACCTTCTACCTTCTACCTTCTACCTTCTACCTTCTACCTTCTACCTTCTACCTTCTACCTTCTACCTTCTACCTTCTACCTTCTACCTTCTACCTTTTACCTTTTACCTTTTACCTTTTACCTTTTACCTTTTACCTTTTACCTTTTACCTTTTACCTTTTACCTTTTACCTTTTACCTTTTACTCCTCCTGCTGCTTTTCCACATGTAAATGTTGTTCTAACCCGCGAATACGATCACGCAGTTGTGCAGCTTCCTCAAAACGCTCTTCCATTACGCTTACTTGAAGTTCCTTGCGCAATTGGTTTAACTCTCTGCGAAGCGTCATCGCTCCACCTCGCCGTTTAGGAATTTTCCCCGTATGATGATCCGAACTTTGTACCCGCTTTAGAAGCGGCCCAAGTTGTTCCGTAAACGTCTCATAGCAATGTTCACAGCCAAATTGTCCAATCTTCACAAACTGCGCAAACGTCAATCCACAATGTTCACAGCGTGGTGCAGGCGCATCCGAACGCGGTGCCACTGTCGAATCAAAGTGTAACAACCCCGACAGCAACTGATTCACTGAAAATGCCCCAGCCAACGCCTGATAAGCCGCCTGTCCCTTTTGACTCGCACATACCTCACACATGTGAAACTCATTCTTATTACCTTGCACAATCTCCGTATAATGCACCGTCGCAGGCCGCTCCCCGCATTGTTCACATAGCATCCATGATCACCATCCTTACAGTACAAACACTCTCATTCGTCACACATCATCTACAATCACAATACCTCATTGTTAACCATACTCCATAACATTCACACCATACACAGAAATACTGCAATAAGTACACGGTTTGAATCCCTCACTAGTTACTTCACTAGTTACAGTTACAATCCGAAACTACTCAATCATTCGCTTTTATAAAAAGCACTTGTCCACAACTTATCAACAGGCTGTTAACAAGGTGTTGATAAGTCGCACTAAACCAATCAACTTGAGTCCCCAGTTCGATTGGCATACAGCGCTGCAAGCATCGATGCAAGTAAGCGAGCCCGCAACATATCACGTTCAGGCAAGGGTAAAATTAACACCTCTCGCGATACCGCCGTACGCAACATACATGCTTCGCGCGCCGATAGAACACCATCCGTTTCAAGCCGCCACAAGATACCTTCTGCTTCGCGCTGTGCAATGCGGTCACCCACATTGCGAATCAACTGTCCAACCTCATGCAAATCCACAGTAGCCACGCGACGAATGCGAATATATCCACCGCCACCGCGCTTTGACTCTACAATATAGCCACGCTCCAATGTAAATCTCGTGGCAATCACATAGTTGATCTGAGACGGTACGCACGAAAAGACTTCAGCCAATTCATTACGTTGCACCTCGACCACACCATTTGCACTCTTCTCAATCAGGTCGGACAGATAGGCTTCTATGAGATCCGCTGTACTCCTCACGACCCCAATATCCACCACCTCTGACTTTGACTTTACTTGACCTTATGAATTCATTATATTCACCCAACTACGCAATGTAAATATCTTAGTGACCATAACACAAAATTTTTTTATTCTTTTTCATTCAATCATACAAACAAAAAACCACACCGATTATTGCCCCGGCA
Coding sequences within it:
- a CDS encoding ATP-dependent Clp protease ATP-binding subunit, translated to MLFNRFTERAQKVLTLAHEEAVRLGHPGVGTEHILLGLVKEGEGIAAKALLSLGITGDKIQREVEKIIGRGPGNTTGTTYTPRAKKVIELSMDEARKLGHNYIGTEHILLGLIREGEGIAARVLGNLGVNLSKARQTVLQLLGADTPEANSEAGTPAASTPTLDGLARDLTVLARDSKLDPVIGRATEIERVIQVLSRRTKNNPVLIGEPGVGKTAIAEGLAQRIVSNEIPETLRNKRVMVLDMGTVVAGTKYRGEFEDRLKKIMDEIRNAGNVILFIDELHTLIGAGGAEGAIDASNILKPALARGELQCIGATTLDEYRKHIEKDAALERRFQPIKVEQPTADEAVQILYGLRDRYEAHHRVHITNEAVEAAVRLSDRYIADRFLPDKAIDLIDEAASRVRLRTYTAPPNLKDLEVRLEEIRSEKDSAIQGQEFELAASLRDKEQKLRDDLERRRLEWQQRQDSHDVAVTEDDIAEIVSTWTGIPVKKLAMAESTRLLNMEELLHERVIGQNEAVEAVSRAIRRARAGLKDPKRPIGSFIFLGPTGVGKTELARALAEAMFGDEDAMIRVDMSEFMERHTTARLVGAPPGYVGYDEGGQLTEKVRRKPYSVVLLDEIEKAHPEVFNILLQALDDGRLTDGKGRTVDFRNTVIIMTSNVGAQMIRKGGPLGFTNSQDSAYHDMKDRVLEELKKTFRPEFLNRIDDLIVFHPLEQADIAQIVTLLADELGKRLEDSGLVLTLTQEAKDFLAKEGFDPQYGARPLKRAMQRHIEDKLSEALLAGTIARGDEVRIDVDPAGGLQVERLSQPAVQS
- a CDS encoding protein arginine kinase, giving the protein MSLSDFLSQASSKWLRDEGPESDIVISSRVRIARNLVGHVFPMIATESDKQAVLDEVERAVKQPQVEQLGRFELLKMGSLSPVEQAVLVEKHLVSPTLLESSGSAVILRDDEEMGVMVNEEDHLRLQCLLPGYQLDAAYGLAERLDDALEETLNYSFDETRGYLTACPTNVGTGMRASVMVHLPALVLTGSIQRILSAVTHVGLVVRGIYGEGTDALGNLFQISNQITLGQSEQEILSNLHGVAKQIIDHERVARQHLLLQNKDPIEDRVCRSFGILAYARQIDSKEAMQRISDVRLGIDLGIIKGVSANILKELMVATQPGFLQTYYEHEMTPGERDVKRASMIRERLRMDQV
- a CDS encoding UvrB/UvrC motif-containing protein, translating into MLCEQCGERPATVHYTEIVQGNKNEFHMCEVCASQKGQAAYQALAGAFSVNQLLSGLLHFDSTVAPRSDAPAPRCEHCGLTFAQFVKIGQFGCEHCYETFTEQLGPLLKRVQSSDHHTGKIPKRRGGAMTLRRELNQLRKELQVSVMEERFEEAAQLRDRIRGLEQHLHVEKQQEE
- a CDS encoding CtsR family transcriptional regulator is translated as MRSTADLIEAYLSDLIEKSANGVVEVQRNELAEVFSCVPSQINYVIATRFTLERGYIVESKRGGGGYIRIRRVATVDLHEVGQLIRNVGDRIAQREAEGILWRLETDGVLSAREACMLRTAVSREVLILPLPERDMLRARLLASMLAALYANRTGDSS